One segment of Panicum virgatum strain AP13 chromosome 3K, P.virgatum_v5, whole genome shotgun sequence DNA contains the following:
- the LOC120700065 gene encoding serine/threonine-protein kinase STY13-like, producing MASSGASAAAKNEAYVRADKIDLESLDLQLEKQLAKTWEKHKGKSVQGPREDWEIDLAKLEIRYVIAQGTYGTVYRGTYDGQDVAVKLLDWGEDGFATEAETAKLRASFKQEVAVWHELNHPNVTKFIGASMGTADLKIPANSSSSGARTELPPRACCVVVEYLAGGTLKQYLIKNRRRKLAYKVVVQIALDLARGLSYLHSRKIVHRDVKTENMLLDTQRNLKIADFGVARVEAQNPKDMTGATGTLGYMAPEVLEGKPYDRKCDVYSFGICLWEIYCCDMPYPDLSFADVSSAVVHQNLRPDIPRCCPSAMANIMRKCWDANPDKRPDMDEVVRLLEALDTSKGGGMIPEGQAGGCLCFFRARGP from the exons ATGGCGTCGAgcggcgcgtcggcggcggcgaagaaCGAGGCCTACGTGCGGGCCGACAAGATCGACCTGGAGAGCCTGGACCTCCAGCTGGAGAAGCAGCTGGCCAAGACCTGGGAGAAGCACAAGGGCAAGTCCGTCCAGGGGCCCCGGGAGGACTGGGAGATCGACCTCGCCAAGCTCGAGATTCGGTACGTCATCGCGCAGGGCACCTACGGCACGGTGTATCGCGGCACGTACGATGGGCAGGATGTCGCAG TAAAACTGTTGGATTGGGGTGAAGATGGCTTTGCAACGGAAGCTGAAACTGCTAAACTGCGAGCATCATTTAAACAGGAGGTTGCGGTCTGGCATGAGCTCAACCATCCAAATGTTACAAAG TTCATTGGTGCATCAATGGGTACTGCAGACCTTAAGATTCCAGCCAATAGTTCTAGCAGTGGTGCGCGCACTGAGCTGCCGCCAAGAGCATGTTGTGTTGTGGTAGAATATCTTGCTGGTGGAACACTAAAACAATATCTAATAAAGAACAGGAGAAGGAAGCTTGCATACAAGGTTGTGGTTCAGATAGCATTGGATCTGGCCAGAGG ATTGAGCTACCTGCACTCAAGAAAGATAGTTCATCGGGATGTTAAAACTGAAAATATGCTACTTGATACTCAACGGAACCTTAAAATCGCTGATTTTGGAGTGGCCCGTGTTGAGGCTCAGAATCCAAAGGATATGACAGGTGCAACCGGCACACTTGGCTACATGGCCCCAGAG GTCCTTGAAGGCAAGCCATACGATAGGAAGTGTGATGTCTACAGTTTTGGCATATGCTTATGGGAAATATACTGCTGTGACATGCCATATCCAGACCTCAGTTTTGCAGACGTCTCATCTGCTGTTGTCCATCAG AACCTGCGCCCGGACATCCCCCGCTGCTGCCCAAGCGCGATGGCGAACATCATGCGCAAGTGCTGGGACGCGAACCCGGATAAGCGGCCGGACATGGACGAGGTGGTGCGGCTCTTGGAGGCCCTCGACAcgagcaagggcggcggcatGATACCGGAAGGCCAGGCAGGGGGGTGCTTGTGCTTCTTCAGAGCCCGGGGTCCTTAG
- the LOC120700066 gene encoding uncharacterized protein LOC120700066 — protein MERSKHGDGSLYESRADLFLWLFSLEDTGETSMPAMRLTLPNADCLEPPTSTSGSSCGRHVGGPMLQIFSVKLARLPRPAAAAAAAGPVELYGFMAIRDLMDPLRNYVFHRGRDDPLVIPDLRADPFVHLPGPKRGVNMQARVMLDRVRREDQGRGGGVPVLSEKTCVDEPAAWRIRGDRGGAVHISWARLTRAMEATVDVRIRELAPQHHGDNGGGGIDLSVSGHVAKIAEEIKLFRGVVAGWSLPVPFACLPFVYPTFPTTLIPPARSRLEQ, from the exons ATGGAGAGGAGCAAGCACGGCGACGGATCCCTCTACGAGTCCAGAGCCGACTTGTTCCTCTGGCTCTTCAGTCTCGAAGACACCGGCGAGA CTTCCATGCCGGCGATGAGGCTGACGCTTCCAAACGCCGACTGCCTGGAGCCGCCGACCTCCACGTCCGGCTCCAGCTGCGGACGTCACGTGGGCGGCCCCATGCTGCAGATCTTCTCCGTCAAGCTCGCCAGGCTACCGAGgccagcggccgccgccgccgccgccggccccgtcgAGCTCTACGGGTTCATGGCCATCCGCGACCTCATGGACCCTCTCCGCAACTACGTCTTCCACCGCGGCCGGGACGACCCCCTGGTCATCCCGGACCTCCGCGCCGACCCCTTCGTCCACCTGCCCGGCCCCAAGAGGGGCGTCAACATGCAGGCCCGCGTCATGCTCGATCGAGTACGACGTGAGGATCAAGGGAGGGGCGGAGGAGTCCCCGTCCTGAGCGAGAAGACCTGCGTCGACGAGCCGGCCGCCTGGCGCATACGGGGCGACCGCGGCGGGGCGGTGCACATAAGCTGGGCGCGCCTCACCAGAGCCATGGAGGCCACGGTGGACGTCCGGATCCGAGAACTGGCGCCACAGCATCATGGCgataatggcggcggcggcatcgaccTGTCGGTGTCTGGACATGTCGCTAAGATAGCCGAGGAGATCAAGCTCTTCCGCGGCGTCGTCGCCGGCTGGAGCTTGCCTGTCCCCTTTGCGTGTCTCCCGTTCGTGTATCCGACGTTTCCCACAACCTTGATTCCTCCTGCAAGATCACGATTAGAGCAGTGA
- the LOC120700064 gene encoding methylcrotonoyl-CoA carboxylase subunit alpha, mitochondrial-like, whose protein sequence is MASRLLRLHLRRRGSPATPVPPLPLLLAARLLSSSSSAPSPAAAGAAAGAGIEKVLVANRGEIACRVMRTARRLGVATVAVYSDADRGALHVRAADEAVRIGPPPARESYLNAKAIIDAAHRTGAQAIHPGYGFLSESADFAQLCEAEGLKFIGPPASAIRDMGDKSASKRIMGAAGVPLVPGYHGAEQDIELLKLEADKIGYPVLIKPTHGGGGKGMRIVQRPDEFVDSVLSAQREAAASFGVNTLLIEKYITQPRHVEVQVFGDQHGNVIYLYERDCSLQRRHQKIIEEAPAPNVTAEFRSHIGGAAVFAAKAVGYYNAGTVEFIVDTLSGEFYFMEMNTRLQVEHPVTEMIVGQDLVEWQIRVANGERLPLSQEQVPLNGHAFEARIYAENVPRGFLPATGTLHHYRPVPLAPTVRVETGVEEGDTVSMHYDPMIAKLVVWGESRSAALVKLKNCLSNFQIAGLPTNVGFLQELASHSAFEKGIVDTHFIERYKDDLLSTSTKASGESHGVAELGAILAAACLCKKDHITSKESIRADKTLSVWYNNIPFRMHHSARQLLELELEEHDGFSEKLLKLFVTYKCDGTYFIETEEGTSGFDVKVDHKGGHDFRVDAAGLQTDVTLAYYSKDNSKHIHIWHGKHHYHYRQTLRAEHVADDSSQPSHASEGKSHPKGSVLAPMAGLVVKVLLEDGAQVEAGQPVMVMEAMKMEHVVKAPRAGYVEGLKVTAGQQVFDSSVLFTIKDNSAN, encoded by the exons ATGGCCTCCCGCCtgctccgcctccacctccgccgccgcgggagccccgCCACCCCCGTGCccccgctcccgctcctcctcgccgcgcggctcctctcctcctcctcctccgccccgtcccctgccgcggcgggggcggcggcgggcgcggggatCGAGAAGGTGCTGGTGGCGAACCGGGGCGAGATCGCGTGCCGCGTCATGCGCACCGCGCGGCGCCTCGGGGTCGCCACCGTGGCCGTGTACAGCGACGCCGACCGCGGGGCGCTTCACGTgcgcgccgccgacgaggccgTCAGGATCggcccgccgcccgccagggAGAGCTACCTCAACGCCAAGGCCATCATCGACGCCGCCCACCGCACCGGCGCCCAG GCTATCCACCCGGGGTATGGGTTTCTTTCAGAGAGTGCTGATTTTGCGCAGCTCTGTGAAGCTGAGGGGCTCAAATTCATTGGACCGCCGGCATCTGCAATTAGAGATATGGGTGATAAGAG CGCATCCAAGAGGATCATGGGCGCTGCTGGAGTGCCACTAGTTCCAGGCTACCATGGGGCTGAACAAGACATTGAACTGTTAAAACTTGAAGCTGATAAAATCGGTTATCCAGTTTTGATCAAGCCTACCCATGGTGGAGGGGGCAAG GGGATGAGGATTGTTCAGAGGCCTGATGAGTTTGTGGATTCTGTACTGAGCGCTCAACGGGAAGCTGCAGCATCATTTGGTGTAAACACGCTATTGATTGAGAAGTATATTACTCAACCCAGACATGTAGAAGTCCAG GTATTCGGAGACCAACATGGAAATGTAATATACCTTTATGAGAGAGACTGCAGTCTACAAAGAAGGCATCAAAAGATTATCGAGGAAGCTCCAGCT CCAAATGTTACAGCTGAGTTTCGGTCTCATATTGGTGGAGCTGCTGTGTTTGCAGCAAAG GCAGTTGGTTACTACAATGCTGGAACAGTGGAGTTCATTGTGGACACTCTATCTGGAGAATTCTACTTTATGGAGATGAATACTCGACTCCAG GTTGAACACCCAGTGACAGAGATGATTGTTGGTCAAGATCTTGTGGAGTGGCAAATACGTGTTGCAAATGGAGAACGCCTACCATTATCACAGGAACAGGTCCCATTAAATG GACATGCATTTGAAGCTAGGATATATGCTGAAAATGTTCCCAGAGGATTTCTTCCTGCAACAGGAACCTTACATCACTACAGACCTGTTCCTTTGGCCCCAACAG TAAGAGTTGAAACTGGAGTTGAAGAAGGAGATACTGTCAGCATGCATTATGATCCCATGATAGCCAAACTTGTAGTATGGGGTGAAAGTCGCAGTGCTGCACTAGTCAAGCTAAAGAACTGTTTGTCAAACTTTCAG ATTGCAGGATTGCCAACTAATGTTGGTTTTCTCCAAGAACTCGCAAGTCATAGTGCCTTTGAAAAAGGCATTGTCGATACGCATTTCATTGAGCGTTATAAAGATGATCTTTTGAGTACTTCTACAAAGGCCTCAGGTGAATCACATGGTGTAGCTGAGCTTGGTGCAATTCTGGCTGCTGCGTGCCTTTGCAAGAAGGATCACATTACATCTAAAGAATCAATAC GAGCTGACAAGACATTGTCTGTATGGTACAATAATATACCTTTTAGGATGCATCACTCTGCTAGGCAACTTCTGGAATTGGAGTTGGAAGAACATGATGGATTCAGTGAGAAACTGCTTAAACTATTCGTTACATATAAGTGTGATGGAACCTACTTCATCGAG ACAGAAGAGGGCACTTCTGGTTTTGATGTCAAAGTTGATCACAAGGGTGGCCATGATTTTCGTGTAGATGCTGCTGGTCTGCAAACTGATGTGACTCTAGCTTATTATTCAAAG GATAATAGCAAACATATACACATCTGGCATGGGAAGCACCACTACCATTATAGACAGACTCTGAGAGCTGAGCACGTAGCTGATGATAGCTCCCAGCCTAGTCATGCTTCTGAGGGGAAGTCACATCCAAAAGGCAGTGTTCTGGCACCGATGGCTGGTTTGGTTGTGAAGGTTTTGCTTGAAGATGGGGCACAGGTGGAGGCGGGACAGCCTGTCATGGTTATGGAAGCAATGAAGATGGAG CATGTGGTGAAGGCGCCGCGTGCTGGATATGTAGAGGGCCTGAAGGTCACTGCTGGCCAACAAGTTTTCGATTCCAGTGTCCTCTTCACAATCAAG GACAACTCTGCAAACTGA